In the genome of Brachypodium distachyon strain Bd21 chromosome 3, Brachypodium_distachyon_v3.0, whole genome shotgun sequence, the window TTAATATGGACACCAGAAAATTTTAATTTGCCAGGATAATGGATACGagaacttgaattttttttaggtaaTAGTGACACTTGATATTTAGGTCCTAATTAAGCTTGCTAGGTACACAGCACACACGCACTGATTTGGTGATTTGTTTGCTCAAGATCATGGTATATTCTATGACACTATATAATGTGCCACACCTGTTTCTGCATCCGGAGCATCTTGCTTAATGATTTAGTAATCATTGTATATTGTCGTTACTATGCATACCTGCAAATTTTGGTcaacaaatatttttatttgtgaTCTGTgcaaaaatgaaaattttgTGAATATACCATAGAAAATAGCACATCTATTCAAGAtctatgtatttttctttttagtacTAGTATGTGTCTATGTGAGTGTGTGACAGTGATTAATTACTTGATGCGTAATTAACTTCTCATCTATGCGTCTGCGAATTTGCTTTGAGCACCGGGACAGGAAGTTTCTGCGGTGTCTTTCACATCAGCTATCTTAAGTTCTAGACACAAAGCGTTGTAGTTCCTACACAAATGATCTCATGATGGACTATGAGGGTTTCAGAATGGCAACCTGGCAAGCTAGGTCAGCCTAGTCAAATCTAGCTTATTATTACTCGCAAAACAAATATACTTTCTccggtcggaattacttgttgCAAATTTAGTACGAGAATCTTATTACTAGCTCTGCTTCCAAATATAAGATGCCTTAGGTTCGTCCTCAGTCAAACTTATTCAAGTTTGACTAAacttatagaaaaatataataatatataCAATACCAAATAAGTATACTGTGAAGATATATACCATGATGAATTTAATAGGACTAATTTAATCATTTAAAGTTATAGATATcaatagaatttttttataaatttggtcagaCTTTAAgtagtttgacttaggacaaaataGAACATTTTATATTTAGGCACGGAGAAAGTACTATTTAACATTTGACTGGGCATGCATGGATTCAACATGTTTTTTTGACAGTGACACATGCATGGATCTAACACATATGGTGCACATGTTTGAGTCGATTTATATTCCAGGATCGATCAGTTTTAAACTAGTTGATCATGTCCACGTCTTCCTCGTTCGTGTCTCCCTACGTCATATCTACGAGTCTACGACACCACTATGTATATTACATAAGTATACATTATTAACCCCTTGCATCGCCATCGGTGTCTAGCCGGCCGCCAGGAATTCTGATTTTTACTGGAGTTGCCTTCTGCCGTCTGCTGCCCGGATGCTAGCTGCTTGTAAGTTTTAAATTTACATATCCGTGGAGCGTGTATGCATGTGGCAATGTGCATCACATTGTTGACGATGCGTTGCGTTGACAGTCCAGGGCAGGGCACAGCTGCAATTGTGTGACCCTCAGGATACCCTTTGATCCTCgctagttcaaccaaatgaactaaattTTTAAAATAACATAACTTTacgaaaaactagttcatttgtttgaactaaaaaggGTCAAAAGATACCCTAAGGGTCACCACGTTGCACCTCTAATGAGGGCGTTCCTGTCTTTTTCCTTCTCGTGAAGTTGTCCTTTCTTTGAGTGTATGCGCGCGCCTTCCAGTCCATACCAGgtttatataatttttttgctttctaCAAGAACATCATTATCTTAGAATTTCCACAGGCCAGGAGGTTGTTTTCCTACAGAAAAATAGCAAAAGCACCTCATTAATGTAAATTACACGCACAGAATATATACAAGTTTTTTCGCATCATAATTAATACTCTGACACAGTTATGGACTtatcttttcgaaaaaaagttATGGACTTACGGTGATGCTGTTTACAGCATTAGCTAGATAAGATCTCATCTTAATGAAATGACGCGTGCTCTTGCGTGTTCTTGAAAAGACTAGATCTTGTCCAACAGATCTCTAGAGAGACGTGTTCAAGCTAGACAAATTTTCTCTAAAATTTCCTCCTGAACTACAGGTCAACGTACCTCCCAAAATGTAGGGCTTTGGTTTGCAAGAAGTGGTGATTTCTATAACTAATTTCCACAGCCACCGCCTCCGAAAATGTACAGTCTTCTGCCCTCGTTTGCAGAAAGGTTGACATCCATCACTGCCCACTGGTCCGGAACAAACCATTAATTGATCACTAGGCGACCTTGTCGAGAGCACATGATGCACCATGTGACTCATGATGTTGGACTGTTGGTGGCAGAGTTTTCAGGTTATCTGGGTGATAGTCCTCCCGATCTCATGGGAAGCTAGTTCAGATATTAGACCTGGAACCTAGATTACAGCATGCAGCCCAAGTCAAAGATACCTGCCATATTTTAATTATAGTAAATCAGTCTTTCTAATTCCTATTAATCCTGACGTGCAACCAACAAGCCGCCCAACTCCGTCAACTCACATGAAAGATGTCATTTTttaagaacaaacaaaaaaaactctcgTGTCCAAACATATACTACGTACATAGCTGGGATAACGTCTTCAATTGGCTGGTGAGTGGTGACATAGAGGGAATTAATTGAGCTCTTACCGGTGGCACCTAGAGCATTGCATAAGCGATCGAATCTGAAAAACGCTTGTGTACGTGATGAGATCTTTTTGTCCTACGTACTCAACCTGGCTAGTTTCATTGGTTCAACAATGCAGAAGCCCTGCGTGTTCTTCTTATGTCACATCTTGTATCTTGTACGCAGGCGTGTAACATCTTGTAACCGCATCTAATAGTAAACGGTCCAATATAATATGTCAAATGCGGGCGTGCACACTTACTTACACATTTAATACAACAGAGATCTAGTACTCGGCGGCCCCTGACCGTATTTAGCTAATTTAGCCTCTGACTTAATCCccgcctctcttttttcctgaCACGGGACTTAATCTCTTCCTTGACGTAAGCTATAGCCTTTTCTCGAGCCATCGAGAGCACACCACTGACACCAGGGTGTATATAAAGACCTTGAGGTGCAAGTGAAATTACGAACAATCTTGATAGGTAGTTAGATCGAGAGGACGCCGATCGAATCGAGCAAACGGTAGCATTAAGCAGGCCGGATGAGCAAGATGCTCCGGATGGCAGCAggtgtcttcttcttcttgttcgcCGTTGCCCTGTCGTCGGCAGGCGCCGGTTCCGACGCGGCTGTCGTGGAGCACACTTTCGTCGtgagtacatgcatgcacgcatttCCGGCCCTCTCTTCTTTTTATCGATCTTGAAGGAAAGTCTGAGTCTAATCTTGATCGTTGTAATATGATTGGATCCGGCTGGGCAGGTAACACAGGTGCGCATGCGGCATCTGTGCAACGACACGCTGGTGACCGTGGTGAACGGGCAGTTCCCCGGCCCAGCGTTGGAGGCCACCGAAGGGGACACCGTGGTCGTCCACGTCGTCAACGAGTCACCCCATGGGATAACAATCCACTGGTACGGAGTACTGCGTGCAAGATCGATGTGCTTTTACTGCCTCCgatctaaattgttgtcgacaTATTACATATACCTATACGTTTCGTAagaatagatgcatccatacTTGAGaaaatttgaatcaaaaatttaacgcgcatgcatgcaaatattGCAGGCACGGGGTGAAACAGAGGCTGTCGTGCTGGGCCGACGGAGCCGGGATGGTGACCCAGTGCCCGATCCAGCCAAACACGACCTTCACGTACCGGTTCGAGGTGGGCGACCAGGTGGGCACCCTGTGGTGGCACGCCCACGTCTCCTCCCTCCGGGCGACCCTGCacggcatcatcatcatccgtCCCAAGTCCGGCGCCTACCCGTTTCTCAAGCCCGACATGGACGTTCCGGTCATCATAAGTAAGTACGCACGATcctgcctagctagctagctaactgGGTGCACTCTCTGTTCTGAATCTTCTGATCGATCTATGTTTGCTAGCTTGGTGCGTCCTGATTTCTGACtcctgatcgatcgatctttgcttgcttgcattCCACCAGGTGAATGGTGGCAGAGAGACCTGATCAAAGTGGACAAGAACTTCTCTACTGGCGGAAACTTCGATGATAaccccgctgcagctgccaTCAACGGGAAGCTTGGAGATCTCTACAACTGCTCCGGTAAATATACTTTGAAAATGTTGCATGGCAGCAAATTAAGTACTGTACTACTTCATTAGTACTTTGTTGACAGATATTTAAAAAGTACTACGTGCTGCGGCGTCTGAACGAGTGCTCTGTTTCTGCAGGGATAATAGAAGACAACTTCGTTCTTGACGTGGAGCCCGGCAAGACCTACTTGCTCCGGCTGGTGAACGCGGCGCTCTTCTCCGAGTACTACTTCAAGGTGGCCGGGCACAAGCTCACGGTGGTGGGCTCTGACGCCAACTACGTCAGGCCGTACACCACCGACGTCATCGCTGtcggggccggcgagacgatCGACGTCCTCATGGTCGCCGACGCCCCGCCCTGCCAGTACTACATGGCCGCCCTGGCCaaccagccgccgccacccgacCCGCAGATCCCGGTGTTCGCCTCCAGAGCGCTAATCCAGTACACCAACATTTCTTCCAACCATGCCGCCCGGCACAGTTGCGGGAAAGAACCTCTCATGCCTGACATGCCGAGCCAGCACGACACCATCACCACCGTCTACTTCCACGGCAACCTGACGGGCCTTCCTGGCCACCCGTTGCTGCCTCAGATCCGAGGCCCCGTCCACGAGCATCTATACCTCGCGCTTGGCAAGGGCTCCATGTGCACAGACAGGAACAAGACGTCTTGCAAGAGAGGAGGGAACCCGGAGTCCTTTGAGGTGGCCTACATAAACAACGTCTCCTTCCATCTCCCCGAGAAGACGTCACTCCTCGAAGCACGGTACTACGGCAGGACGATGAACAACAGTGATCATAACTGGAACAGCGGCGTGCCCGTGGAGGACCTGCCCAGCAAGCCGCCGAGGGCGTTCAACTACACCGACAACGCGCTGATACCGGTCGCAGGTAACGTGAAGTTGGAGGAGCTGGAGCCGACGCGGAAGGCCACGATGACGCGGCGGTTCCGCTACAACACGACGGTGGAGGTGGTGTTCCAGAGCACGGCCACGATGCAGAGCGACTCCAACCCGATGCACCTCCACGGCCATGATTTCTTCGTGCTCGCACACGGCCACGGCAACTATGACGCCAGGAGGGACGTGAAGAGCTATAACCTAGTGGACCCGCCGATGAAGAACACGGTGCAGGTGCCGAGGCTCGGGTGGGCGGCCATTCGGTTCGTCGCGGACAACCCGGGAGCATGGTTCATGCACTGCCACTTCGAGTTCCACATCGCCATGGGCATGGCGGCTGTGTTCGAGGTGGAGAACGGGCCGACGCTGGAGATGTCTCTACCCCCTCCACCTTTGGATCTTCCAAAGTGCACGCAGCATGAATAGTCAAGGGCCATAGATCATGTGCTAGCATTGGCCATTTAGAGTAGAAGGACACGAATAAGGTCACACGATTATTTTAAGACTGGTTATACTTCTCGATCATGTATTTCTTTATAAGAGCTTTGCTTGGGGACACCTTCACCGATTATTCTCTTGACATGTGTTGTCTTCTGAATTGAATTTTTACAAGACGCAGGTTCACTACGTCACGTCACGGTAGATAACCGAACGCATTTCAAAGTGCATCAATTTGGTTTTAGAATGCGTCAAATTCATATTCGTGACATTTTTAGAAGTGTTGAATATACTCGTGTTGGCAAAAGTTTTTGACACACTTTTATTGACAAAATCCGTGGTTGAAGTGCTAAAAGTACGGTTAAAAACCAAAATTAACTACATCTGAGCAAAGTGCGGCGAACATAATGCAGGCAAATGTATACCATGAGGTAGTGGCTGCTGCAACTGACTGGTAAATATGTATTTCTCAGTCTACCAATAGGTCCAAtcgttttttttagaaagcaACGGTCGATCCCCGcgattcgattagaagaaagAATTGGCCCCGTTTAAAAGAAGAACTAGGCCCGAAAACCGATACAATGCACGGCTTATTGAAGGAAAGTCATGCGAAAGACCTCGACAAAGAGCATACATAGGACAAACCGAATAAAAAAACCGCTACCGCAAAAACGAAACCCCATCTGCTCTAACGATGCCAACAGGGAACAACTCCTTGCGCCATAACTAGACTTCTTCGACGGCCGGAGACAGACGAGGTTGCCTCGACGGAGCAGCCCGCATAGCACGAAGTCCTC includes:
- the LOC100845306 gene encoding laccase-20 yields the protein MSKMLRMAAGVFFFLFAVALSSAGAGSDAAVVEHTFVVTQVRMRHLCNDTLVTVVNGQFPGPALEATEGDTVVVHVVNESPHGITIHWHGVKQRLSCWADGAGMVTQCPIQPNTTFTYRFEVGDQVGTLWWHAHVSSLRATLHGIIIIRPKSGAYPFLKPDMDVPVIISEWWQRDLIKVDKNFSTGGNFDDNPAAAAINGKLGDLYNCSGIIEDNFVLDVEPGKTYLLRLVNAALFSEYYFKVAGHKLTVVGSDANYVRPYTTDVIAVGAGETIDVLMVADAPPCQYYMAALANQPPPPDPQIPVFASRALIQYTNISSNHAARHSCGKEPLMPDMPSQHDTITTVYFHGNLTGLPGHPLLPQIRGPVHEHLYLALGKGSMCTDRNKTSCKRGGNPESFEVAYINNVSFHLPEKTSLLEARYYGRTMNNSDHNWNSGVPVEDLPSKPPRAFNYTDNALIPVAGNVKLEELEPTRKATMTRRFRYNTTVEVVFQSTATMQSDSNPMHLHGHDFFVLAHGHGNYDARRDVKSYNLVDPPMKNTVQVPRLGWAAIRFVADNPGAWFMHCHFEFHIAMGMAAVFEVENGPTLEMSLPPPPLDLPKCTQHE